A stretch of the Flavobacterium aquiphilum genome encodes the following:
- a CDS encoding zinc-dependent peptidase has translation MDDNISLPVTLVFLFFIVVSLLIFFLAIFFRFLEYFFALAYSRPLIVHFCPFPKKIDADALSFLNTKFVFYSRLSDKEKVYFEHRVACFLDKYEFVSREDFIITEEVKVYVAATLIMLSFGMREYLCEVFEKVIIYPSIYFSTITKQYHKGEFNPNAKTVVFSWEDFQKGFDIATDNLNLGIHEFAHVLHYHGMESNDSGAAIFSKMYSLINEEMNDAAFRQQLINSNYFRLYAFTNQFEFLAVVLEHYFETPLEFKTRFPDLYDKVSLMLNMKQ, from the coding sequence ATGGATGACAATATATCGCTGCCTGTTACTTTAGTCTTTCTTTTTTTTATTGTCGTTTCCTTATTGATTTTTTTTCTTGCTATTTTTTTTAGGTTCTTGGAGTACTTTTTTGCTTTGGCTTACAGTCGGCCTTTAATTGTCCATTTTTGTCCTTTTCCCAAAAAAATTGATGCAGATGCACTCAGTTTTTTAAATACAAAATTTGTTTTTTATTCTCGTTTATCAGATAAGGAAAAAGTGTATTTTGAGCACAGGGTTGCATGTTTTCTTGATAAATATGAATTTGTAAGTCGTGAAGATTTTATCATAACTGAAGAGGTAAAAGTTTATGTAGCGGCAACTTTGATCATGCTCTCGTTTGGTATGAGGGAGTATCTTTGTGAAGTTTTTGAAAAAGTAATTATTTATCCTTCAATCTATTTTTCGACTATAACCAAACAATACCACAAAGGAGAATTTAACCCTAATGCAAAAACAGTTGTTTTTTCTTGGGAAGATTTTCAAAAAGGATTTGACATAGCTACAGATAATCTTAATCTTGGAATCCACGAATTTGCTCATGTTTTGCATTATCACGGAATGGAAAGTAATGATAGCGGTGCAGCTATTTTTTCAAAGATGTACAGCTTAATTAATGAAGAAATGAATGATGCCGCATTTAGGCAGCAATTAATAAACTCCAATTATTTTAGACTTTATGCCTTTACGAACCAATTTGAATTTCTAGCTGTAGTTTTAGAGCATTATTTTGAAACTCCTTTGGAGTTTAAAACTCGTTTCCCAGACTTGTATGATAAAGTGAGTTTGATGCTAAATATGAAACAGTAA
- the ftsA gene encoding cell division protein FtsA has translation MEKENIAVGLDIGTTKIVAMIGKKNGYGKLEILGVGKSKSLGVARGVVNNITQTIQSIQQAILEAENNSGYKIKDVVVGIAGQHIRSIQHSDYISRSNPEEVIGGSDIDLLINQVHKLAMLPGEEIIHVLPQEFKIDGQSDIKEPIGMYGGRLESSFHVVVGQASSIRNVGRCIQSSGIELSGLTLEPLASSDAVLSQEEKEAGVALIDIGGGTTDLAIFKDGIIRHTAVIPFGGNVITDDIKEGCSIIEKQAELLKVKFGSAWPGENKDNEIVSIPGLRGREPKEISLKNLSKIINARVVEIIEQVFTEVRAYGHEDPRKKLIAGIVLTGGGAQLKHIKQLVEYITGMDTRIGYPNEHLAGNSDEEISSPLYATAVGLVMNSIENKTQSAVKMTAVASEKITYYREEPIVEEKAVEIKEEVFVQPERVLEVEPVRESTENKIRRSFFDKYVDKIKDFLDNAE, from the coding sequence ATGGAAAAAGAGAATATTGCAGTAGGTCTAGATATTGGGACGACGAAAATTGTTGCCATGATAGGCAAAAAGAATGGGTATGGTAAACTTGAAATTTTGGGGGTTGGAAAATCTAAAAGTTTAGGTGTTGCCAGAGGGGTTGTAAATAATATTACACAAACAATCCAGTCTATTCAACAAGCAATTCTTGAGGCCGAAAATAATTCGGGGTATAAGATTAAAGATGTAGTAGTGGGTATTGCTGGACAGCACATAAGAAGTATTCAGCACAGTGATTACATCAGCAGAAGCAATCCTGAAGAAGTAATAGGCGGAAGTGATATTGATTTATTGATTAATCAGGTTCATAAATTGGCCATGTTACCGGGAGAAGAAATTATTCACGTATTGCCACAAGAGTTTAAAATTGACGGGCAATCAGATATAAAAGAACCAATCGGAATGTACGGCGGAAGACTGGAAAGTAGTTTTCACGTTGTTGTAGGGCAAGCGTCATCTATTAGAAATGTTGGAAGATGCATCCAGAGCTCAGGAATCGAATTATCGGGATTGACTTTGGAACCATTGGCTTCTTCAGATGCTGTTTTGAGTCAAGAAGAAAAGGAAGCTGGAGTTGCACTTATTGATATAGGAGGAGGAACAACAGATTTGGCAATTTTCAAAGATGGTATTATTCGTCATACTGCAGTGATACCTTTTGGTGGAAATGTTATTACAGATGATATTAAAGAAGGATGTTCGATTATAGAGAAACAAGCCGAATTGTTGAAAGTGAAATTTGGCTCAGCTTGGCCAGGTGAAAATAAAGACAACGAAATTGTTTCGATCCCTGGATTAAGAGGTAGAGAGCCTAAAGAGATTTCATTAAAGAATCTTTCGAAAATAATTAATGCCAGAGTTGTTGAAATTATTGAACAGGTTTTTACCGAAGTGAGAGCTTACGGACACGAAGATCCTCGTAAAAAATTAATTGCAGGAATCGTTCTTACAGGTGGTGGAGCACAATTGAAGCATATTAAGCAATTGGTAGAATACATCACAGGAATGGATACAAGAATAGGTTATCCAAACGAGCATTTGGCAGGAAATTCAGATGAAGAAATTTCAAGTCCTTTATACGCAACTGCTGTTGGTTTAGTAATGAACAGCATTGAGAATAAAACACAAAGTGCTGTAAAAATGACAGCTGTTGCTTCTGAAAAAATAACTTATTATAGAGAGGAGCCTATTGTAGAAGAAAAAGCAGTAGAAATTAAAGAAGAGGTTTTTGTACAACCTGAAAGAGTACTTGAAGTAGAACCGGTAAGGGAATCTACAGAGAATAAAATTAGAAGATCGTTTTTTGATAAATATGTGGACAAGATTAAAGATTTTTTGGACAACGCAGAATAA
- a CDS encoding sigma-70 family RNA polymerase sigma factor — MRQLKITKQVTNRETASLDKYLQEIGKVDLITADEEVELAQRIKAGDQRALEKLTKANLRFVVSVAKQYQNQGLTLPDLINEGNLGLIKAAQRFDETRGFKFISYAVWWIRQSILQALAEQSRIVRLPLNKIGSINKINKMYALLEQSNERPPSAEEIAKELDMTVNDVKESMKNSGRHLSMDAPLVEGEDSNLYDVLRSGESPNPDRELIHESLRTEIERSLETLTPREADVVRLYFGLGDQHPMTLEEIGETFDLTRERVRQIKEKAIRRLKHTSRSKILKTYLG; from the coding sequence ATGAGACAACTTAAAATCACCAAGCAGGTTACCAATCGTGAAACCGCTTCATTAGACAAATATTTACAAGAAATTGGAAAAGTTGACCTTATTACCGCTGACGAAGAAGTAGAATTAGCACAAAGAATTAAAGCCGGCGATCAAAGAGCCCTTGAAAAATTAACAAAAGCTAATTTACGTTTCGTGGTTTCGGTAGCAAAACAATACCAAAATCAAGGCCTTACCCTTCCCGATTTGATCAATGAAGGAAATCTTGGTTTGATAAAGGCAGCACAAAGATTTGATGAAACACGTGGTTTTAAATTCATTTCATACGCTGTATGGTGGATTCGTCAATCGATTCTTCAAGCTTTAGCAGAGCAATCCCGTATTGTTCGTTTACCTTTAAACAAAATTGGTTCTATCAATAAAATCAACAAAATGTACGCTTTATTAGAACAATCTAATGAACGTCCACCATCTGCTGAAGAAATTGCAAAAGAACTTGACATGACTGTAAATGACGTAAAAGAGTCTATGAAAAACTCTGGTCGTCATTTATCAATGGATGCTCCTCTTGTAGAAGGAGAAGATTCAAACCTTTATGACGTATTACGTTCTGGTGAATCTCCAAATCCGGACAGAGAATTAATCCATGAATCATTGCGTACCGAAATTGAGCGTTCACTTGAAACATTGACTCCTAGAGAAGCTGATGTTGTTCGTTTGTATTTTGGACTAGGTGACCAACACCCAATGACATTAGAAGAAATTGGAGAAACTTTTGACCTAACTCGCGAACGTGTTCGTCAAATCAAAGAAAAAGCAATCCGTAGATTAAAACACACTTCAAGAAGTAAAATTTTAAAAACCTATTTAGGTTAA
- a CDS encoding tetratricopeptide repeat-containing sensor histidine kinase, giving the protein MNHRFFYIFLLIPFYLFSQPKENNVFEKKILQQKVIEFKGEINFVKAHSFYLKKEWDSTLVYSMKQLSKGNIEKLSDYCHYFRGISFFKKKLFKEAQKEFLLTTKTFELLPLRNLTLGNSLLELKEFKKALIYYKESEKQFIKLNETSYLADVNIGIGTTYIFLKQYNEAEFFLFKNLNINLKTLNKTKICSSYINLANLFYEQYKDDLAIFYFKKSYDLSKKVNDFETKRIASKNMSVVEENKGHFKEALVYRKESEKWNDSVNNQNKIWAVADFEKKYAVAQKQKQISILKIENRLKDTQRNTLFFSIIGLLLLLVGGVYVYAQKVKNAKIILNQKEKLDELNATKDQLFSIVSHDLRSSVNALKTSNTKLTASLETQNYSELNQLLYQNSNIANSAYSLLDNLLHWALLQTKQLYFHKDSVHLHSIVQQIEYNYKPLLLDKSITFENRVSKNNFIFVDLDSLKIIFRNLLDNAIKFTSENGKISFYTIETNTDFCQLIIEDSGLGMTQNTINELLQDNELLAKKSNSEIIGTGLGMQLCKQMIKKNGGTLAIESELGKGTKMILSFPKTAQNG; this is encoded by the coding sequence ATGAATCATAGGTTTTTTTACATTTTCTTGTTAATTCCTTTTTATCTTTTTTCACAACCAAAAGAGAATAATGTATTTGAAAAAAAAATACTTCAACAAAAAGTAATTGAATTCAAGGGAGAAATCAACTTTGTAAAAGCTCACTCTTTTTATTTAAAAAAAGAGTGGGATTCTACGTTGGTATATTCAATGAAACAATTAAGCAAAGGCAACATTGAAAAGCTTTCAGATTATTGTCATTATTTCAGAGGAATAAGTTTCTTTAAGAAAAAACTTTTTAAGGAAGCGCAAAAAGAATTTCTTTTAACAACCAAAACTTTTGAACTCTTACCCTTAAGAAATTTAACACTTGGAAATTCCTTATTAGAATTAAAAGAATTTAAAAAAGCGCTTATATATTACAAAGAATCCGAAAAACAATTTATTAAATTAAACGAAACCAGTTATCTAGCAGATGTAAATATAGGCATTGGGACTACATATATATTTTTAAAACAATATAATGAAGCAGAATTTTTTCTATTTAAAAATTTAAATATAAATTTAAAAACACTGAATAAGACTAAAATTTGCTCCTCATATATAAATCTTGCTAATTTATTTTATGAACAATACAAAGATGATTTGGCTATTTTTTACTTCAAAAAATCATATGACTTATCAAAAAAAGTAAATGATTTTGAAACAAAAAGAATTGCATCAAAGAACATGTCTGTCGTAGAAGAAAACAAAGGCCACTTTAAAGAAGCTTTAGTTTACAGAAAAGAATCCGAAAAATGGAATGACTCAGTAAACAACCAAAATAAAATATGGGCAGTTGCCGATTTTGAGAAAAAATATGCGGTAGCCCAAAAACAAAAACAAATTTCGATACTCAAAATAGAGAACAGATTAAAAGACACACAGCGGAATACCCTGTTTTTTTCAATAATAGGTTTATTATTGCTTTTGGTGGGTGGCGTTTATGTATATGCGCAAAAAGTAAAAAATGCCAAAATCATACTTAACCAAAAAGAAAAACTAGACGAACTCAACGCAACCAAAGACCAATTATTTTCTATAGTGAGCCATGATTTACGATCATCGGTGAATGCCTTAAAAACAAGCAACACCAAACTAACAGCTTCTTTGGAAACCCAAAATTACAGTGAGCTCAATCAACTGCTATATCAAAATAGCAATATTGCAAACAGTGCCTACAGCCTACTTGATAATTTGTTGCATTGGGCATTGTTGCAGACCAAGCAATTGTATTTCCACAAAGATTCGGTACACCTTCACTCTATTGTCCAACAAATAGAATACAACTACAAACCTTTACTGCTTGACAAAAGCATCACTTTTGAGAACAGAGTTTCCAAAAATAATTTTATCTTCGTGGATCTTGATTCGTTAAAAATCATTTTTCGTAATTTGCTTGACAACGCCATAAAATTCACATCTGAAAACGGAAAAATCAGTTTCTATACGATTGAGACAAACACTGATTTTTGCCAACTTATAATCGAAGACAGCGGTTTGGGAATGACCCAAAACACCATAAATGAATTGCTTCAGGACAATGAATTATTGGCCAAAAAAAGCAACTCGGAGATTATAGGAACCGGACTTGGAATGCAGTTATGCAAACAAATGATTAAGAAAAACGGCGGGACTCTTGCTATAGAAAGTGAGCTCGGAAAAGGAACCAAGATGATACTTTCTTTCCCAAAAACAGCACAAAATGGATAA
- a CDS encoding GatB/YqeY domain-containing protein, which translates to MSLSIQIMDEIKTAMKAKDTVALEALRAIKSELLLAQTASGSKEEISADDEIKLLQRLVKTRKESARIFTEQNRQDLAEPELAQVAVIEKFLPAQLSEAEVEAVIAKIIAETGASGIASMGKVMGLATAQLGGTAEGKTISAIVKKLLT; encoded by the coding sequence ATGAGTTTATCAATTCAAATCATGGACGAAATCAAAACCGCCATGAAAGCCAAAGATACAGTTGCGTTGGAAGCCTTAAGAGCTATAAAATCAGAGCTTTTGTTAGCTCAGACTGCATCTGGTTCCAAAGAAGAAATTTCAGCCGATGATGAGATTAAATTGCTTCAAAGATTAGTTAAAACCCGTAAAGAAAGTGCTAGAATCTTTACTGAGCAAAATCGTCAGGATTTAGCAGAACCAGAATTGGCTCAAGTTGCTGTAATCGAAAAATTCCTTCCTGCGCAATTAAGTGAAGCTGAAGTTGAAGCTGTGATTGCAAAAATCATTGCCGAAACTGGGGCATCAGGAATTGCTTCAATGGGTAAAGTAATGGGATTGGCAACTGCACAATTGGGTGGAACTGCTGAAGGAAAAACCATTTCTGCCATCGTAAAGAAATTATTGACCTAA
- a CDS encoding cell division protein FtsQ/DivIB, producing MKIFNWNNIRLLLMFILVVFLFSFTSKRNSKRKLTKTEVVFVGENALFLKSEAVNKLLIENNSNAETIRKDRLDLNKLEHVLNTQKMIAKADVYVSIDGVLKAVVKQKTPIARVFNDEGSFYIDSEGNTMPLSENFTARVPLVSGEINKKNNKDLFKLFKIIYDDAFLRKNIIGIQIMPNGSLLMQNRNYNYQIDFGGLINVERKFQNYKAFFQKVSLDSSLDKYKIIDLRFTEQVVCTK from the coding sequence ATGAAAATCTTTAATTGGAATAATATAAGATTATTACTCATGTTTATTTTGGTTGTTTTTCTTTTTTCGTTTACATCCAAACGAAATTCGAAACGAAAATTGACCAAAACGGAGGTTGTTTTTGTAGGCGAAAACGCTCTTTTTTTAAAAAGCGAAGCGGTTAATAAATTGTTAATAGAAAATAATTCGAATGCTGAAACTATAAGAAAAGATAGGCTAGATTTGAATAAATTGGAGCATGTATTAAATACTCAAAAAATGATCGCTAAGGCCGATGTGTATGTGAGTATTGATGGTGTTCTAAAAGCAGTTGTAAAACAGAAGACTCCTATTGCTAGGGTCTTTAACGATGAAGGTTCCTTCTATATTGACAGTGAGGGAAATACCATGCCGTTGTCGGAGAATTTTACAGCTCGGGTTCCACTTGTTTCTGGGGAGATAAACAAGAAAAATAACAAAGATTTATTTAAATTATTTAAGATAATTTATGATGATGCGTTTTTGAGAAAAAACATCATTGGCATACAGATTATGCCTAATGGTAGCTTATTAATGCAGAATAGAAATTATAATTATCAAATCGATTTTGGTGGTTTGATAAATGTTGAGCGAAAATTTCAAAACTATAAAGCTTTTTTTCAAAAAGTAAGTTTGGATAGTTCTTTGGATAAATATAAAATAATAGATCTCAGATTTACGGAACAGGTAGTTTGTACAAAATAA
- the rpe gene encoding ribulose-phosphate 3-epimerase produces the protein MKNTLIAPSVLAADFANLQRDIEMINNSQADWFHIDIMDGVFVPNISFGMPVLEAITRHTKKTVDVHLMIVNPDQYIKTFKDLGADILTVHYEACNHLHRTLQAIKAQGMKAGVALNPHTNVDLLEDIINDIDMVCIMSVNPGFGGQSFIENTYTKVRKLKDLITKKGASTLIEIDGGVTNKNALQLVQAGADVLVAGSFVFNAKDPIATVADLKQLLTTL, from the coding sequence ATGAAAAACACACTTATAGCTCCTTCAGTATTAGCAGCCGATTTTGCCAATTTGCAACGTGATATCGAAATGATTAACAACAGTCAGGCCGACTGGTTTCACATTGACATCATGGATGGTGTTTTTGTTCCAAATATCTCTTTTGGAATGCCAGTTCTTGAAGCCATTACAAGACACACTAAAAAAACGGTTGATGTACATTTGATGATTGTAAATCCTGACCAATACATTAAAACATTCAAAGATCTGGGTGCCGATATTTTAACTGTACACTATGAAGCTTGTAACCATTTGCACAGAACCCTTCAAGCCATCAAAGCTCAAGGAATGAAAGCTGGAGTAGCCCTAAACCCACATACAAATGTTGATTTATTAGAAGATATAATCAATGACATCGACATGGTTTGCATTATGAGTGTAAACCCAGGCTTTGGAGGACAATCTTTCATAGAAAACACTTATACCAAAGTAAGAAAACTAAAAGATTTGATTACTAAAAAAGGAGCCTCAACTCTTATAGAAATTGATGGTGGAGTTACCAACAAAAATGCTTTGCAATTAGTTCAAGCAGGAGCAGATGTACTTGTGGCCGGAAGCTTTGTATTTAATGCAAAAGACCCTATTGCAACCGTAGCTGATTTAAAACAATTGTTGACAACATTATAA
- a CDS encoding LytR/AlgR family response regulator transcription factor, with product MDKINVLIIEDTPEQSDALSKVLVANNYNITGVAKNYTDALKLFYQNTVDIIVIDVFLDGKPDGITFAETINIVPNASKPFVFLTSSQDRQIFERAKLTKPFSFLMKPFNELEILYALEMAVEKFYEQTNVFLSEDQDTVISNDYLFIKKKNALKKVSLQDILYIEVEERYCNIITEKEKFVILISLTKISVLLDKNKFIRTHRNYIVNTDKIEEIILSDNLIIIKGNHKINLSDTYKDFIKKMNIIS from the coding sequence ATGGATAAAATCAACGTACTTATAATAGAGGATACCCCTGAACAAAGCGATGCTTTAAGCAAAGTCTTAGTAGCAAATAACTACAATATAACAGGAGTTGCTAAAAATTATACTGATGCGTTGAAACTGTTCTATCAAAACACTGTCGATATCATAGTCATTGATGTATTTCTAGATGGAAAACCGGACGGTATCACCTTTGCCGAGACTATAAACATTGTGCCAAATGCATCCAAACCTTTTGTTTTTTTAACAAGTTCCCAAGATCGTCAAATTTTTGAAAGAGCCAAACTCACTAAGCCTTTTAGTTTTTTAATGAAGCCATTTAATGAATTGGAAATCCTTTACGCATTGGAAATGGCTGTCGAAAAATTCTACGAACAGACCAATGTCTTTTTGAGTGAAGACCAAGACACTGTTATCAGCAACGATTACTTGTTTATTAAAAAGAAAAATGCACTAAAAAAAGTATCCTTACAAGACATTCTATACATAGAAGTAGAGGAACGTTATTGCAATATCATTACCGAAAAGGAAAAGTTTGTCATTTTGATTTCGTTAACCAAAATTAGTGTACTTCTCGACAAAAATAAATTCATCAGAACCCACAGAAACTATATTGTCAACACAGATAAAATTGAGGAAATCATTTTATCTGACAATCTAATTATTATAAAAGGAAACCATAAAATAAACCTGAGCGATACTTATAAAGATTTCATCAAAAAGATGAACATCATATCGTAG
- a CDS encoding CBS domain-containing protein: protein MRKNVPVSTIMTKDIIKLTISDDLTKAESLFKHYKIRHIPVVSGATIIGMLSYTDLLRISFADAIDDDEEVVDTTVYNMFTVEQVMAKKLTTITPETTIKEAAEILCTKNFHALPVCEDHLLVGILTTTDLIKYLLEQYKN from the coding sequence ATGAGAAAGAATGTTCCCGTGTCAACAATCATGACTAAAGATATAATTAAGTTGACTATTTCAGATGATTTGACCAAAGCAGAATCTCTTTTTAAGCATTATAAAATTAGACATATTCCGGTAGTAAGTGGTGCAACGATAATTGGGATGTTGAGTTATACCGATTTGTTGCGTATTTCTTTTGCAGACGCAATAGACGATGATGAGGAAGTTGTAGATACCACTGTTTATAATATGTTTACCGTAGAACAAGTAATGGCTAAGAAGTTGACGACAATAACTCCGGAAACTACCATTAAAGAAGCGGCAGAAATATTATGTACCAAGAATTTTCATGCTTTGCCGGTATGTGAAGATCATCTGTTGGTCGGTATATTGACTACAACAGATTTGATAAAGTATTTATTAGAACAATATAAAAATTGA
- the ftsZ gene encoding cell division protein FtsZ translates to MPSNTEFGSISFDLPKNQSNVIKVIGVGGGGSNAINHMFRQGIKGVDFIVCNTDSQALENSAVPNKIQLGVNLTEGLGAGANPDIGHQSAIESISDIEKVLDVNTKMVFITAGMGGGTGTGAAPVIAQLAKERDILTVGIVTLPFLFEGKVRQEQALIGIEKLRKQVDSLIVINNNKLREVYGNLGFKAGFSKADEVLATASRGIAEVITHHYTQNIDLRDAKTVLYNSGTAIMGSSVSSGENRAKEGIIAALDSPLLNDNKITGAKNVLLLIVSGTNEITIDEIAEINEHIQYEAGSNANIIMGVGEDEALGDAIAVTIIATGFAVEQQNEIVNVEPKKIIHTLEEEQRGVFDLTKNTVATFNTEVPVSNTEERIVFDLIDEEVTPEPIIDAPVVASINEDELVGMTEFIKNLDVTFEIVSPMKEIDFIVTNPVAEPVRQVTPEPIRFEEKQEQATFSFDLPLSKPEPVHAKEEINNFLFELTNETRDIKVVEPVQLVPVTELSDSGIIKYSLEEYMETESDLMESKAVAKTVVDEVPAELNITMRQVSEPVEAPVLGNNSPIEMTIEETLRFRAEERRKKLKDFNYKFHDNVSRVDELEREPAYKRFGIDLGSVPNNSTSRISVGTDSNNDLQLRSNNSYLHDNVD, encoded by the coding sequence ATGCCAAGCAACACAGAATTTGGAAGTATTTCATTTGATTTGCCAAAAAATCAGTCAAATGTAATCAAAGTAATTGGAGTTGGTGGTGGCGGTAGTAACGCTATCAACCACATGTTCAGACAAGGAATTAAAGGCGTTGATTTCATCGTCTGCAATACCGATTCTCAAGCATTGGAAAATAGTGCTGTGCCCAATAAAATTCAGTTAGGTGTTAATTTGACTGAAGGACTTGGTGCTGGAGCTAATCCGGATATCGGACACCAATCTGCTATAGAAAGTATTTCCGATATTGAAAAAGTGTTGGACGTTAATACCAAGATGGTATTTATCACAGCCGGAATGGGTGGTGGTACAGGAACAGGAGCTGCTCCGGTTATCGCCCAATTAGCGAAAGAAAGAGATATATTAACAGTCGGAATCGTTACTTTACCATTCTTGTTCGAAGGGAAAGTGCGTCAAGAGCAAGCACTTATCGGTATAGAAAAATTACGTAAGCAAGTTGATTCTTTGATTGTTATCAATAATAATAAGTTAAGAGAAGTATATGGAAATCTTGGATTCAAAGCCGGGTTTTCAAAAGCGGATGAAGTCTTGGCAACAGCCTCTAGAGGAATTGCCGAAGTAATTACGCATCACTATACTCAAAATATCGATTTACGTGATGCAAAAACTGTGTTGTATAACAGTGGAACAGCTATCATGGGGTCTTCAGTTTCTTCCGGCGAAAATAGAGCCAAGGAAGGAATTATTGCTGCTTTAGATTCGCCCCTTTTAAACGATAACAAGATTACAGGAGCTAAAAACGTATTATTGCTTATTGTTTCTGGGACAAATGAAATCACCATTGACGAAATTGCTGAGATCAACGAGCATATTCAATACGAAGCAGGCTCAAATGCAAATATCATCATGGGAGTTGGTGAAGACGAAGCTCTTGGTGATGCTATTGCTGTAACTATTATTGCCACTGGATTTGCTGTTGAGCAACAAAATGAAATCGTTAATGTTGAGCCTAAGAAAATTATCCACACTCTTGAAGAAGAGCAAAGAGGTGTTTTTGACTTAACAAAAAATACAGTTGCAACTTTTAATACTGAAGTGCCTGTTTCAAATACAGAGGAAAGAATTGTATTTGATTTAATCGATGAAGAAGTTACTCCTGAGCCGATTATTGATGCTCCGGTAGTTGCGTCTATCAATGAAGACGAATTAGTCGGGATGACAGAGTTCATCAAAAATTTGGATGTAACATTCGAAATCGTTTCTCCTATGAAAGAGATCGATTTTATCGTTACAAATCCTGTAGCTGAGCCAGTTAGACAAGTGACTCCAGAACCAATTCGTTTTGAAGAAAAACAAGAGCAGGCCACTTTTTCGTTTGATTTGCCATTAAGTAAACCAGAACCGGTTCATGCGAAAGAAGAAATAAATAACTTTTTGTTTGAATTGACAAATGAAACTCGTGATATTAAAGTAGTAGAGCCAGTTCAACTTGTTCCGGTTACTGAATTGTCTGATAGCGGTATTATAAAGTATTCGCTTGAAGAATATATGGAGACTGAAAGTGACTTGATGGAAAGTAAAGCTGTTGCCAAAACGGTTGTTGATGAAGTGCCTGCCGAATTGAATATTACCATGAGACAGGTTTCTGAACCTGTTGAAGCGCCTGTTTTGGGGAACAACTCTCCTATTGAAATGACAATCGAAGAAACTTTAAGATTCAGAGCTGAGGAAAGAAGAAAAAAACTTAAAGATTTTAATTATAAGTTTCACGATAATGTGTCAAGAGTGGACGAACTGGAAAGAGAGCCTGCTTATAAGCGATTTGGGATAGATCTTGGAAGCGTACCAAATAATTCAACTTCAAGAATATCTGTTGGAACTGATAGCAACAATGATTTACAATTACGTTCGAATAATTCGTATTTGCATGACAATGTAGATTAA